The region ACTCCcttcataaagaaatataagagcgtttagatcactaaagtacccAGTAGGTTTCAAACGTTCAGAAAGGCTGGAGACACGTATGACATGTCAACCGGCTGAGGGCTGAGTGCATCAGTAGGAGAGCTGAATAATTACCTCCCGGTTCACAGGGGATGCATGCCATGCTACATCAAGTACTGCGTGCTATGCTACATGAAGAGGAACACCATCCATTCCCCCGAAAGAGGAACACCACCCACATCATCAGTATTTGAGGTACGCATGGTCGCATCAAGTGTAGGTTCTTGCGGATCCTAGAGGGATCTGATGTTGTTTTGCGCGCACACAAGGTTGTCGTGTCGATGTAATTGAAAATATAAAATGCATCCTTTTCATTACTGCAGAAACATGGAAAACATTATGAAGTACCTTAAAACAGGAAATACATTTGGAATCCATGCAAATTTTCATTTACATGATTTTTATTCGCTTTGTACTGTGGATGTGCAAATGTTACAATGCCTTCCAAATATAAAAGGTTGTCATGACAGTCTTGCAAGGGTACTGTCAAACATATGTGCCGTGGAATGAAGATGGGACAGCCCTGCAAAATTGGGAAGCAAATAAGAACAATACTTCTGGAGGTCACAACAGTTTAAAAGATCAAGCAAAGTGACGCTAACCGGAAGGAAGGAAACTGAAATTTTGAATCCCAACACCCAAAGTGTATTATCAAGAGATAGGAAACAAAGGGGGCAACCCGGAGCAAGAGATAGGACACAAATTGAAAAAAAAAAAGCCTAAATTACCACAGAGCAACTAAAAGGAAAGAAAACAATAGGTCCACACTGCGCACCAATCTAATTCATTTAAAGAATACATTAAAAGAAACCTCTCACAAGAAATTCAAGCACCAGTGAGAAAAGTATTCATATGATTTGCTTATCTTGAAAAAGAAACCAAATTTTCCAGTTTGAAATAAAAATGCTATTATCATGTACACTATATTGTTCTAATTCAGATACGAGAGATAGGTAAGTTTATGCACAATGAATGCTGAAACTTTCACGATATCTATACAAGAAGAAACACAGACAGGGTACAGGCGTACAGCTAACAAAACAATGAAGAATTTCACCTGCAGAAAGACGTTTGACTCATTTGGTTCTCTTGTAGAGTTTATAGGTATATCATAATAAAAAATGAACACAATATCATGATAAAATTATTACCAAACATCAAGGGTTGTACGAAAGGAGCCTCAAGAATTCTACCTATCATGACATTTGCGGGTCTCCTAGCAGGTTGCTTGTAAAAAGTTACTGATGTAGGTTTGTGCAAGACTTTCTCCAAGCTTTACTTGTGCTTCAGTGGTAAGATGCAGATTATCTTCGTTCAAGGGCAGACCAATTGCATCCACAGTTACAACATTCAGCAAGTTAATGCTAAGCTGAGCCTCCCTCACTTTTTCAATGTTCCTTTTATTCCCAGATGCGAGAGCAACCTGTTTTAGTGCATACATAATCATGAGAGAAATGGTAATCTTCATAGCAAATAATATCACAGAAATGAAAATATGATCACTTGGCAAAGCAACCAGCATTTTTGTAAGAAAGAGTGAAATCAATTAGTGAAAGATTTAAGGTGTTAGATAAGAATATATTATTTAAGTAGTTTTAGAATCAACCATTCTTTTTACTTGAGGATATAAAATTGGTGAAATAAAATACACACGTTTTCATGTCTTGAATCACATCTTCTGGTTTATTTTCGTGAACCAATAACATCAATTTAAACTAATCTGATCAGTAGGGAAATGAAAATAGAAGTTAGTTTGGATATACTTATGATGTTAAAATACCTGATTGTAAATCCAAAAAAAATTACAATTATGCATATTCATGGCTTGAGAAAGTAAGCAATTACTACACAGCTGCCTGCCTGTACGTTTTTCAAACTGAAACAAGACAAACAATTGTATGCTTCCTTGTCATCCATCTACAACCAATGTGCATTCACAACTCCATCTTTTATTTTTTaaattctgattctttttgcttataTAGTGGTCTATTTTTCATATTATGCCAATAACCAGACTGTGCCACGGTGTCAGGTCCGAGTGAGTCAAACCGTGCCATGTCATGACTGAATCCACGTAACCCAGGATAAGGAACTAAAACTATACAGTTTTAGAGTTGAAGGAATAGGTTTTCCTGGAATTATAGTTGAGGGACCAAAATTATACTTTTCACTGGCTGCAACAACCTCCATAAGAGATTAGGCTAGACGTGTATTGTTCATCTCGATTGGCTTCACAGCTGGTGTTTGGCCAAGGTGTCCCGCTTCTTGCATTATGCTTGCTTCTCCTCGTAATATAAACATGTGCAAATATTGTTTACGCATGTCTCAAACTTGTTCCAAGAACGGGTATCTTAATCGTATAAGTAGAGCCACTTACTTGGCCTAATGCTGCATACAGAACACCATGTATGAATTTTAATCATATATAACTAAATAGTTAATCCTCACTAACCTATTTATCTCCACATGCACACATGCCACCATGCATGAAAAAGACCCACCTCAATAATTAATACACTAAATCATATATTCATATTCCATACAACAAATCCATCAAAATACATTGCTATAATTTCCCGTAGCAAATgtgtggggtatcatctagttaattAAGTCTGTGTCTGCTGTGTCTGCCCATCAGAAAAAAAAGGAATCATGCTGCATTACTCATGCAGGACTGTAATTAAGTATTCCTAAAAATTTCGCATATGATTGCTCTCTCTGTTCAGAAACATAGGACACATTTTGACTCTTCAACTACAGCGTTGAACAAAAGTTAGTTCATTAATAAAGTTTGTATTCAAAAGTATTTTGTTATGGTTGCTATTTTGTAGTACTAGTGAACAAAACATTGAGCAAAAATTATGGTGAAGTTTGAGCATAGACAATCAAATTTTCTGAATGGAAACAGTAATACTTCATCTTCACGTGCATTGAACAATAGTTATCTGCCCGAGNNNNNNNNNNNNNNNNNNNNNNNNNNNNNNNNNNNNNNNNNNNNNNNNNNNNNNNNNNNNNNNNNNNNNNNNNNNNNNNNNNNNNNNNNNNNNNNNNNNNNNNNNNNNNNNNNNNNNNNNNNNNNNNNNNNNNNNNNNNNNNNNNNNNNNNNNNNNNNNNNNNNNNNNNNNNNNNNNNNNNNNNNNNNNNNNNNNNNNNNNNNNNNNNNNNNNNNNNNNNNNNNNNNNNNNNNNNNNNNNNNNNNNNNNNNNNNNNNNNNNNNNNNNNNNNNNNNNNNNNNNNNNNNNNNNNNNNNNNCGGAGACCCTAAACCTAGCCGCCGGGCCGCCTCCATCCCCGTCCTCCCCTCCGTAGCCGCCGGGCGGCCGATGGTGGTGGCAGAGGTCCTCTTCCTTCCCGGGCCGAGATCGAGTGAGGCGGGTCACATAATGGCGCCGGGGCGCTTCTCCCGGATCTGGGTGCGGTTGCGCGGCGGCGCAAAGCGACGTGGTGGTGGGCAGAGGTGGCGGAGCTGCAAGGCGACGTGGAAGAGCTTGTGGTGCTGGCTGCTCGGCGCGTCCGCGTGGTCACGACGGCCATGGCTGCGGTCGCCGGCAGCTCGGCGgttcggcggcggcgacgacgttcGGCCTGtatcccggggcggcggccctcgACGATGGCAGCAGGTGAAGCTAGGGCTTCCTGCGGCGGCATGGCGTGGTGCTATCCCTGTCCAAGGCGGATCTGCGCCGGTGATCTGGTGGCTTTGGCTTCGGATTGGTTCGGATCAGAGACGGTGACGAGCGTGCCGGATCCCTCTCGGTGGTTCTCGCGGTTTGGCGAGGTGGGGTGGCGGCCCTCCTCCCAGACTCCAGTGGTGGCACACACAAGTAGTGGCCGGTGTGCCAGGGCTCCCACGGTGGCAGTGCTGTTGTGGATAGTCGTCGAATCTGGACGACTAGATCTAGGGCTTTGAAGGCGGTCTGGACGATGCACAAGTTCTCAGTTGGATTTTCTTGGGACAGACCCTTAGCgtcgtttccttcatgaaggcatcatcgaggtgaagctcccaactcCTCCTGCTACCTCCCGGTGAAATCCTTgatcagttgatcggatgatgGGGTGCTCTTGTGTTGCTCCCTCCTTGGGGGCatcattcttggaggtgtacattggctcgagggaccagtggacggtTTTAGCGATGGAGCAGCGTTACATGTCACGCGTCGACGGTGTGGAGTCTCGGCAGCATGGCGTGGTAGGGTCTCGGCGACGGATGTGTGATAATGGGCGCGAGTAGGGTGGTGGCGTTGTCTGGCACCGTGGTGGCGTTGACGACAGGCCTGACAAGGTCGATGTGTTAgtacctgctctgaagatggaccggTGGAAGACAGCGGCGCGTCTGAGACTGAGAGTGCACTGGACGGGTGTGTGCCCTAGACCCGGCaatgtggcttggttggggcctccggctttagatgttaggctttggtgtgaGGTATGTTTGGTATTTGACTCAGACAATCGGGAccccttcatcaagtggataggagtagcgacagatgttgccaagatggttgCTTCAGACTTCCTGAtgcattactccctccgtccgtaaatatttgtcatcaaaatggataaaaaaggatgtgtctagaactaaaatagtctagatacatcctcttttatccattttggtgacaaatatttccggacggagggagtactttgtaagatctttgtgaataattaataaaatggttgcatgcatctcTTAGAGGCCGGGGCCATccttctttttttaaaaaaaaatcttcaCGTGCATTATTATTTTTCATAAAATTACTATTCATTTGTCCAAAATTGCTAGCCTGTATGAATGCCCAGATTGATGACCAGTTCAGTTTCTATAAACTTCAGTTCACAACAGCCATGCCAAAAATGAAGACAAATGACACTATTTACCGAGCGCGGCCATCACCTGAATGAATGGTAGATGCGGCATCCCAAGATCTGCCCTGATAtttgctatcagcctctccacgttccCCTGGTACGCCGCCGTTTCGGCATCGGACTCTGCATCGCTCTCCCCCTGGTACCACAACACGGCCTCGATCTCGCCGCACTCGGTCGCGGCGCGCGCGCGCCGCACCATCTGCTCGTACAGGTGCTCCCCGCGGGCCCACTCCCGGATGGCCGTGCCGCCGACGGCGCACGGTACGAGCCCGACCCCGGCGGTGCCTGGGGGCTGCAGCCGCGGGAGAatggcgcgggcgaaggccatcccggGGCCGACGCCGCAGGTCTTGGTCGTGTCGATGTCGGCGTGCAGCGGCTCGCGGGCCTCTTCCCATGCGAGCGCGGCGGAGAGGCGGAGGATGGAGGGGTCCGGCGCGCACTCTgccggcacgaccccgtcccaccgTCGGTGGTGCACGCCGCCGCGGCCGGCCATGTTGCTCTGCCCTGAGAGAAGGAAGATGCGCATGACTGCGGGAGCAGCGGGGC is a window of Triticum dicoccoides isolate Atlit2015 ecotype Zavitan chromosome 2B, WEW_v2.0, whole genome shotgun sequence DNA encoding:
- the LOC119363957 gene encoding probable carbohydrate esterase At4g34215, producing MRIFLLSGQSNMAGRGGVHHRRWDGVVPAECAPDPSILRLSAALAWEEAREPLHADIDTTKTCGVGPGMAFARAILPRLQPPGTAGVGLVPCAVGGTAIREWARGEHLYEQMVRRARAATECGEIEAVLWYQGESDAESDAETAAYQGNVERLIANIRADLGMPHLPFIQVALASGNKRNIEKVREAQLSINLLNVVTVDAIGLPLNEDNLHLTTEAQVKLGESLAQTYISNFLQATC